The Erigeron canadensis isolate Cc75 chromosome 1, C_canadensis_v1, whole genome shotgun sequence genome segment ATCACCACTCCTCTTAATcttagtgtaacaccccaaaaatataaaagataattaaatcaatattttatgtattttaacccttaaaataatttcctagtattttgttttgagaccagaggttaatttagttgaaattTTAGTGGCTAGCAGTTATAATACccacttaaaataaataaaacgtGGCAAGAGAGTGGGATGTTCAGCCACTTTGTGTTGATGATTCATGTTTTCACCATCTAACTCCCTCTCAAATTTTCTCTTCCACTAATTCTTCCATAACCCTTTTTAATtcacaaaattaatatatggaaTTCACTCTCCAAATTCTCTAATTCAAACTAAAGAACtaaaattcaattcaattaaGGGTTTGATTATCCTTTGGAGGGGAGTTCGAAATTGGCAAGGAAGAAAATAAGGAGATTGGATTTCAATTATATTATTGTTCCTTTGAAGTAAGAAATTCTTCCTAATtgttaaattaagaaattagggttcttgatgaTTAAAATTggggtttttgttatttttggaaaagaaccctaatggaattaaaatggGGAAATTAGGGGTTAATGCAAATGAGTTTTTATGATAAAACCCCATAGTGATAAACCTTATGTTTTTTGGTGTGTGGCTAGAATTATGTTATGAAAACCATTATGAAATTGTGTTGAAATGTTTTGTGAAGCCTAACACCATAAGGAATGAGTTCATGGTGAATTTAGTTTGGTAATGAAGGAAGAATTGAGATAATGGAACTCATAGATATGTATTGTACATGAATAGGTGATAGTGAAAACCACCTAACTGTGCCTAATAATCGAGTAGAGCCTGATAGCCAAAattaaggtgagtgtatatacatatgatcatgttcttgttattagaggtcataggtgggaaAATTTCCATGACCCATATATTTGTTGAATATGgagactagtaggtgggtaaattcctactagtcaagtTGTTGATTTAATGAATGaaaactagtaggtgggtaaattcctactagcaaaATTGATGTTTGATGATAAAAgttagtaggtgggtaaattcctactagccaaattgaaTGATAAAGACTAATGGGTGGTTAAAGTCCTACTAGCAtaatccatggccatgttgaaaatgatttgtgaaagttttgtgtttatGATTTATATGAATGAAATGGCTATCAAAAGATAGGCTGTGAATGATGCTTGATGCACTAATGTTTTGGTAACTtgattatgatcatatgtatatgcattcactaaacGTTTTGCTTATTGTTTTAATGTTTACCTTTTTATAAGGAAAGTTTGTAGTCGCGGTAAAGAAGCGACCAAGTATAAGTGTTTTTGCGTAAGAGATTCCTCACATTTTGAATGGTTAGATGATCCCGAGACCCCATGGGCTCCCAAGTACCCCAAGACTAAATTTTGTAAATGAAATGATGAATTATATGGCATGGTCTTGTTGTCTATCTTCTTAAGTTTTAACTCAACATTTACTATTGCAAGTTTAGTGTCAAAGTGTTGAACTTTGGTTTGGTGAAATACGGGTATGATGACCCGTTTTGTAAATACTTGTATATTTGAGAAATGGTCATTGTTGAAAGTTGGATACtatgtttatcatttatttagATGTCTCTTTGTTCTTAAGTATGTTGTCAAGAATTGTTGTCAAATATGGTGGAACTACAGGCGACTGCAGATGCAGTGCATCATCTGCAGGTGAAGGCGGATCATCCGCCATACCATCCTCCATACTTTGTCCTCGACCTCACTTTTTACCAAGCCTTCGTTTGAACTTCTCGAGTCCTGAAACTCATAAATTAGTCTTATTATACcattatatgaatattttatttgttatttcttGAATTGGAACACTTTGCTTTTCGACGAAAAGTTGCGTTATTTTTCTAAGTACCAAAACTTTTTCTAACTTgttcaatattttattatattatgtcaAAAGAGTTTAGGGCGTTATACTTAGTGTCattcaaaaccaaataaaaattatttccaacattctaAATATAGTAAACGACCAATTTAAAACCCaccatttaaataaataaaaaattcaccattaatttttaaaaggtaaTTCTACTTAGGTTCGTAACTACTAATAAAACAAGGTATATAAGTTGTTGCAAAAACCAATAAGAGTGTTATTGTAATAGAAATTGTATAATATCTCTTAGCCCAAAATATAAATGCTAAGTCTAATATTTGAAAATTGAGGCCTTAAACTTTTAAGAGCTTGGAACGATTGATTAGTTAATAGACATTGAGCCACTAGAGAATATTAAAAAACCCAATGTCCTTCCAATACATCCATGTTTACCAATATAGTAActctttttacattttttgcAAATGTTTTTAAGCCTAAGTTGAAATTAAGCAATATAACGTTCAGAcaatcaagttttttttatcatccaTTTGGGTGATGCTTTTCTATCATACACCTACGAAAATCAAATTTTTGGCCAATCAGAGGCGGTTAGAAGGTCCCAAGGGTTCGATAGAACCTAACAgaacttttaaaaattgaaaatggaTCAGTCGACCTGAGTGAACCGGAAAAGAACGGGAACTGGGTCGATCTATTCtatgttaattaaaaagagCTAGAACAACGGGGAAAGAGCTGTCTTTAGGGGTCATGAGGGGGCCGGACCACCACCGTTTTTTCGTTTAGTAGTATTAATATACCCGTATTTCGtccaaaataatttatatctattaagTCGGCCCCCaaggattattttttaaaaaacctttgatacgtttaataaatttagtagtccaataaaatttacctttttggtttttataacccacaattAACTTagttcatttcattttttatgttttagccTACAATTCACAATCTACGTAACAAGGTCTTCCTCCCTTTTTGAGTTTTAGGCTCcagagaaaaataaaatttactttttcagtttttataacccacaattCACTTAGTCCATCCATAACTCTATGTTTTAACCAACAATTCACAATCCAACGCCTTTTCTCTGGGTATATTCATAAGTCTTTGtagttttttgttggttaaaaacTATGTATTAGTAATTTGAATGGAAAACTTAGATTgttagtgttatttttgtttgacccgACCCGATTAAGTGTATTGCATGACCATAATATAATACTAGGAACATAAcgatgacaaaaaaaatttttttttgcccCCACcgctaaaaattttaaaatccgCCACTACAGCCAATGCGTCAAAATGAAAAAGGTGTTCATAGTTTCATACCATAACTTGCTCACCTCACCCTCTCTCTCAAGTGTTTTTGAGTCTCATAATTTCACTTGTCAATTCAAGTAAAGCTTTACATAATTCCAATGTAGAGGTGTCCCCCTCCTATACATCATCTCGATGGAACCCAAATATCACTATGATTCATGTCCATGTaggatattatataaaaatatacaccTAAAGCAATCAATTGGTTCCGTCCCAACGTTATGATCTTAGTTATCATGATGATGTTACGATGTTTTAACGTATTATCGGTAGAAAATTAGGAATCAATTTAATTGAAGGGATACTATATGTGAACGACGTTTTAGTTTTAGGTGCCGTATTTGTTTTGTCTACAAAAAGTCTGCAAGGTGCCAAGGTATCAATGTATCATATACTATATTACTATGGTCTACGGGTGCGTAGACATATGTGATATGTATATACcttgaaaatttttatttaaagaaattatgaagacttcaaaaataTGTCTTCTGatctaaaaaaactttttttttcatcttcagACAAAAATTATACACCATCCAAGTATGTGTTTGTTTAAACACATATATCACAAAGAAGTTATACGCCATCCAAGTATTTATGCGTTTGTTTTCTATTATGCGAAGGCCAAATGTATGgcaaaaaattgtaaaaaaaaaggcTCTTAAGTTTAACAGATAAAGATGATCCGAGTAACAAATTATGTGAGAAATAGAATACCACTTTGATCGACGCTTCATTTATGCTAACATTTGCTCTTAATGataaatgataattatttaGAGCATAAAACCGTAACTTAACTTGTTaatttttacttgtttttaaTTACATTTCACTGGTATcgattaaacaaaaacaaacacttGCCTATAAGTTTGTTTCCATATATTGATGGGCTTCAATgaaaaatatacgagtatatatccAAACTTAGGTGACCAATACATTGTGTTATTccttattttataattaaatatagtattagatatatataatcaatttgACAAGTCAAGAATACATGTTAAAAAATTTGGTGTTGACATATATATTACTcatatttctttttatgtttattaacctTTCATTTGTCATATTATTACATCATGTTTGTAAACTTatcaatttaattataattatcttataaaatcACATAGTAATGACTAGTTATatgatttgttataaaatatcTGAAAAAAGTACCAGGTGATGATAAACACGTGAATATAATTACTACACTTGATCATGATTCAAATGTTGAATTGATGTGTTAAAAGACTAGAGTTTTACCAATACCAATATAGGTTAAAATAGATTGAGGTCAAGACGTTGTAGTAATGGGTGAGAGTTGCGAGTGTTTAGATTGGTCCCCTCTTCACACGCCACCTCTTACAACATTATTATGACTTATATTTCATGAACCCAAATTATATATGCTTACTTTTCTTCTTtgcttttctcttttctttctagTTTCTAATCCTTCTTCATTCCACAAACCATATATAAAGCATCGAGTACAACTAAGAAACTAACTTTTGAAACTTCCAAGTCATAATTACTAATGATAGATTATGATTCATAGACATACGCCaaatatatcttaaaaatactttattaggccggtgcttatagACATCTTTGGAGGAGCGTCCTCTGACGTGGAGAAGTTGGACGTCATCGGCAGCTAGCGTCCCGCGTCCGAACAAAAATTCTCCACCAAGaagttttcgtttttttctggtttatatataatatatatatatatatatatatatatatatattatatatgtcaatatatgtgtatgtggTTGTAAATTTGCAGGTAAATGGTTGAGGAAGACGACGcacatttataaatatattatataataagcaattttcatatttacccctatagtataatatatttatgaaataacTCTTGTGTTTTAATAGTTATCAATTTAGTCCCtaacattaatttattattattcttttatctatattttttaaattttattaatctaaatatgtttaattttatttttattttttaaaaaaatagttatttaattttatgtttaagtaattggaaattataaaagaattgatgatgtggtgaagaAGTTGTCTTTATAGACAGTTAGAGTCCTGAAGGGAGTCCTGAGTAATGTGATGCTGATATGACAGGAAAGAAATTCCAAGAAGACCACCCTTATAAGCACAGGCCTTAGAGGCTAAATTGAAGCTAGTGATAAAGTACACATTATCTACTAGGTTAAAACTTCCAACTTATACCAATTTTTTCTTATGAATATGTTGTTAAAAGTAAGTTACTAACTTgtaatttgataatatgattagaAAACTTATTAATATGATTACATGTAAAGGGTCGACAAAAGTGTAAGACATAAAAGTCACATGCTATGAGTatcgattttatttttttaaatttaaatattttcaaatgatatataattttttttttctttgtggtGCTGTTATGTAAAATGATGAGACATTTTGTATTCCATAGTAAACAACCgattaaagtttaaaatttcGGTTTGTATACAAGTGTCTTGAAATATTAATTGTCGTTTCCTTGGGATAAATACATTTCGTTCTCTACCAAATATACGCATctatctaaaaattaaaaatattcgTAGGAAAATACTCCTACTTATACATACGCTTATCCGATAAGCATCGGCATAATTATTTTTGGTTGGTTATATGTGAAGCCAAGTTTGCGTTCTTGTAAATTATTATTACCACACCACCTGTCTTCCGTTACCAATTTCCATCAACTCCAACAACACACAATccaaaaaattcatcaaaacaatcaaaattcaTCCTCCACACCGCCTTTCACACAACCACCCTCTCACCTACTTGTACCATCACCGTGATACAAATACATACAATTTGTTGTCTCAAAATCAGCTTATGATGGCAAACTTATATGTAAAAGCAGTACCGCCAACGGATCTAAACCGGAATACTGAATGGTTCATGTATCCGGGTGTATGGACCACTTATATTCTCATTTTGTTTTTTGCTTGGCTCGTTGTTCTTTCCGTCACCGGTTGTTCTCCCGGCATGGCCTGGACCACCGTTAATCTAGGTCACGCTCTGGTATACTGacatttttccttttcttcttcttattatcATTACTCTCTCCTTTTTATtggatttttaatttcatttcgtcttgattttgattttaattttaatatgaggtgtacatacatacatacatctgTGATCActtatttcctttttttatacatatagtttGCTTGATTTATCTGTGTTtataatttatgtattttttcagTTAATGTTGTGATTTAGTTCGATTAGGACTTATAGTAGTGTTGATCTGTCtgtgtaattattattattattattttttgtattattattattattatgaactTATGTATGAGTTTTATGGGAAAAACTAAGGATTTGAATGTTTTAATGTTCATTTGTTACCGTGAAACGGAGTTCGTGTTCTTTGGTCTTGAGTTGGTGTGTATTGTCACCAAGATgctaaaaacttaaaaaccgGCCCGTTCTGGTGCCAACAACAAGACATGCTTGAACAAATGGTTTTCTGTTAAGGATCACCTGCttgtttacttttattaatatggATGGGCGTTTATGTTATATTTACAAACACATTTCTTAACCGTTGATTGACTTTTTTTTCTGTCCGGTGATCATTTTAGCGAGTTCATGATGTTTTTGTCCGTTAAGGATCACCTGCTTTATTTTAGCGAGTTCATGATGCTTTATTCTATGATACTTGTATGTCTGAAAATTTACCTGTTTTGGCTAAACTTATGTTGTTACGCTACTTTTTTTGGATGTCAGGTTACATATCATTTCTTCCACTGGAAGAAGGGAACACCGTTTGCTGATGATCAAGGTATCTACAACAGGTTGACATGGTGGGAGCAAATTGATAGTGGCAAGCAACTCACTCGCAACAGGAAGTTTCTTACTGTTGTACCTGTGGTGCTGTAAGTTTTCTTAAGCCTTCAACAGGGTCTGaatcatatctatatctatactatattataaagcaaatagggtttcaactttcaactttcaactttcaatttcaacaatgtacacatgataatacataatgtaccatacatcaatgcctacaactttctctctcctccataaatcattttattcctctaattctttcaaaatcttttatctcaaaaaccatacatcgataaattataaaaattataagggtgttcttaaaatttcatgctctttcactagagatgtcattcgatatactttcgacgaatttttaaatctgaggtcggagcccgtacggctaagatatttggctatgacactctatgacatatcatctcctatgacctatcaccatcaccatctcaccgccgcaacgcgcgggtacttgctctcgtaaccATTAGTATATCTTGGTGCTTATTGCATTTAAAGTTTTGTAGGActgcatatatattatatctctGCTCTATATCCTCTAAGGCTGGTTTGGATGAGAAATTATCTAgaaaaacttgaacaaaataTGTGACAAACTGACAATCGATGTTAACTAACATATCGTTATTCCTTAATTATTGGGTGTAAATTCAGAGTTGTTAACTAACATATCATAAAAGATGAGATTTGTGGGATAATAGATAAGAATACACGATCATATGAACGCTGTAGTAGAACTGTAGAAGGAAAGCAATGTCTATCCTTTAATGGAAGCAACCATAAAATCCTAGCTAATACCATATCTATATCATTCTGGGATTACATCATTGCCGTTAAGAAAAGAACAATAAGTTGTAGGTGTAGTAGTAGTAGAACAATGAAACTTAGTCATCTCTTTGTAACTACAAGACAAAGGGGGATGAAACGTATCTTGAGAAAGTTTGACATGGAAAAGTATATGTtattaaaatatagatttagTATCTAATTTTTATTGATTGTAAATGTCAGAAAAGATATATCCTTTTTGTTGGTGATGACGCTCGAGTTTCTTTTTACTAGTAGAGTTATCCCCCTTTGACTTTTAAAACATCTCCCCCTTTGACTTTTAAAACATCTAAGATACACTTAAATGTAGGGATAATGTCACAAAAGCCATATAGAATGCAGAAATTGTTCATCAATTTTTTGCCGCTAAAGCCACCAAATAATCTTTTTTACTTGTTGAATTAACTGTTCACTTAGCAAAAGTTCAATTGAGACCATAAATGAAGTGATATTGTAAGATATTTGTGCCACTGGCTATAAATCTAGAATCACCATAGACGATTGAAATACGAGGGTAATACTGAATTTTAATGGGGAGAGAAAAATGATGCATGGGTGATTGGTGATGGGGGTCTAATGAATGTGCCGGGAACTTCGGAAGAGGGTGCTAGTGATGAACGACCAGGCAAGAGGGGGGGTTTTGATGTCAATGACGACTTCCAACATACCCTTTTACCATGATATAGTGGCTAACTTTTCAACTGCAGAAAACTTGATAGCTTTTTTTAGCAGCATTGAAAAAGAAGACTTTGACATGTTTCATTAATTACCTATCAAAAGTGAAAATGTATAGTTTCCAACAAGTAAAGAAATTCTTTAATGGCTTTAGGAGacttcatatgtttttttttatgttttttgacATTCTCCCTTCTCTTTCTCGAACTAGATCCATGCCTTGGGCTTGAGTCTGAACTTCAGTAGAAGTTGAAGTCGGAAGAGTCCAGCCTACTTGGTAGTGGAGatcaaaaaaatcttatttaacGCTATCGTGTGAGTTTtggttattaatattaattacaaaTCTTGACTACATTGAAGATTTGTTGCTTAGGGTTAAACATAAAAATTGCTAATATACTTGCGGGTGAATTTCCTTGTGATAATGCGTTTTGTAGGATATAACTTTGCTATCAGTTCATCACACTGTTTAACTGTTGATACTAGAAGGCCAAGACATGATAGTAGAAGTGTGTGATAAAAGAAGTCTTAGATTAGCTAGACAGAAAAGAAGTTTTAGGTTGGCTAAACTTATTATCTGTTGGTAAAAAGTTTTCACTGTAGTTGTGTTGTGGCCTTTTCATTTATGTACATCCATATCTTGGTTTAGTAGGTATTCATAAGCAAACCCATCGAGCATATCAACTTTTCACCCAAAGAAAAAATGGGTAGCTGCATACATGCAAATTTGTTCAATTTATTGCATGTCAGACTAGAATTTCATAATCATCTAGTCTTTTAAATTGAAAGTTCATAAACTTATTAGAATTTCACATTTACATTAGGTTTTCAGTACACAAGCTTGTATGGTCAGGGGATCCTTAAATGTTTTTGTAagagttttgattattttgctTATCAATAGCTACTCATGATTTCTTTCAAGGAATATAAATTGATATCTAcgttagtttttgtttttatatgtctGCTAGGTCATGAAATGTATAAATGACAATGGAAAGATCAGAAGCTATTTAGATGACTTGTAAAAGAGGTTCCAAGTAACCACTCTTAAAATCAAGATCAGTATAGACCTCTTTAATCAACATcaaatttctttctttcatgCGATTCTGCCATCAACAAATAATTTTGCAAACAGTTTAATAACCACATTGTATCCTATAAAACTTCTTCTTGCACGTATATGGCCTCCATCAGTCCATTGTCAAGATGCAGTTAGGGATCAATTAATTTTACTGGAAGTACTAATAGGAATCAACTCAGGGCTCCAATACCTAGTTCCAAATGACATATTTTCTTTTCAGTTTTTTTCTTGGACGTTGGAGGATTGCGTATTGGGTCATAATGGGTTCGGATTTCACACGGTCCTTTTTGATGAAAGCTAGCGGGACCGGGTTGGTTGACCCTCCAACACTTTTATCTATATGTAATTTTTTCTAATGGATAGTTAAAACTTAAGTTTGATTACGGAAACATGATTATCATATTAGTAATCTGAATCATTACAAAAAGAAGTAGGAGTCATCTGACCCGTTAGACCCGTTTCATATTAAACACGAACTGAATTAACTTGTTAATAAGTTAAATGTGTAGAAATTGACACCCCGAAGTCTATTGTCATGGATATTATCCCAATATCATTTAGTTGTATGAGTTAAAGCATGCGGGCTTATCTAGTTATCTTACTTGCTTTGGTTTTGTTGAATTGCTTTACCACCACTTCTCCACTTTAGAAATTAAATTTGGTGTTTGCTCTCCTTCCATGACTCCCAGGATAGGCATTTGTAAGATCTAGGTTCGGTAATTGACTCCCAAGTTTGCTTTCATAATCTCATATAGGCATATGCTTTTAAATAGACAGCAAATATATGCATTTTAAGTGTGAACTGTGAAGTTTGACAAAAATAATGCTTAAAGTCGATATTTTACTTTCTACTGTTTATGATGGTATATCTCAATGCTGTCTGCTATGTTATCTCAATATACATGATTTACTCTTGAGGAACATGCTTTTGGTGGTGGTTTTCCCTTTATTATAAATTAACCCAAGTTGGAACAATGAATTAGTTTTCATCCATATACATTCTACTAATACGGTAATACCATTTATTTCTATTTGGTAGTTGCTACTATTACTCAACAGTCATATATGATGCTTTTATTTGATTCAAACTCAACTATAATTATTTGGATGTTTCTATAGGTACTTGATTGCATCTCACACAACTGACTATCAGAACCCGATGCTCTTCTTGAACACATTAGCGGTTTTTGTGCTAGTGATCGCAAAGTTCCCTCACATGCACAAGGTCCGGATTTTTGGAATCAATGCTGAAGAGTGATTTGTCTACAAAGACTACTAGTACAGTTCCATCCATGAATATATTTGTATCGTTAATTTTGACATATCAAGACAGTTAAAAGGGTACGAAACTGGTAAAAAGGTATATTAACTTTCTCCTTTTGTCGTTAGTTTCTTCTGTTTTTTGTGAAGGacccaaaaatataaatatatatatatatatatataaaaaaggactGGACTTCCCTCTTTGCCACAGAAACAAGAATCTTATTGTTGGTGCTTGAATTTGTTTTGTATGATGGCATTTTGAGGAGTGAGACATTATAATTCTGGGAAATGATATAATTGTAAACAAGTACACTGCTTGTGTGTATTTTTCTTTCAGAGGTTATACAATGAATCAATGATCCACAATCCACATGCATGTTCCTGTTCACCGCGATCATAAAATTTGATAATGCATTGTGGCACCTTAGTTATTAGCATCAGTTCATAGTCTAGCTTTGTTTTACCATCCGCAAAATCCAAATGATCATTTGCTATATCCATTTCCCATTTGCTAATGATAAAGCacttatatttatcatttgCGGGATTCTTGCATGTTACTTTCAAGATAGATGTTTGGTGTCAAGTGACACTAAATTTACATGTTACTAGTTTAAAGCTTTGTTTATTTCCTAAGATTAACATTATTGGCTTTTCTATAACTatcatttgatatttttatttgaacCGTATAATGTACGGGTATAATCTAGCTAGTTTAAGATGTTCATATATTGTGGAGTATATTATGTTTGCCAAAATAAACAACGTTGAAGACATTGGTGATTTTAGGTTTTGGGCTGTTGAGGActtaaggagttgagggtatatCTACAATTGGGCCGAAGTTTGTGGCCATGTGGGCGCCTTCATAAAGGCTAAAAAGCACGCTAGTTATGTGTAGAATAGTATTTAatggaaaatttttatttatctaatattTCTTTATCTAATAGTCTAATACCATaacatgtaaatatgtaattcaAATATTTCTCTAATCTCATCTCATTCATTAGTTTTTCTAAGTGTCCTCAATCTAGTAGTTAGGAAAACTTTTAGGGATACAATCGGTTATATCATTAATACTTGGTCCACATGACATATGAATGGCATAGATGATATGTAGCAGAagacataaaaaaaaagcatatagATGGCTGTTAAGAGATGAAAGAAATGGGCAACATGCCAACATATAGCCATATGGGCATATGGCCATCCCTTAAGAGACACAACATGGTGGAAGAGCAAGCCCTCAAATTCCAACTTTAACAAATTTGATGTAACATATGGGCATATGGCCATTCTCATGAACTAGATTGTTA includes the following:
- the LOC122601338 gene encoding ORM1-like protein 3 — translated: MMANLYVKAVPPTDLNRNTEWFMYPGVWTTYILILFFAWLVVLSVTGCSPGMAWTTVNLGHALVTYHFFHWKKGTPFADDQGIYNRLTWWEQIDSGKQLTRNRKFLTVVPVVLYLIASHTTDYQNPMLFLNTLAVFVLVIAKFPHMHKVRIFGINAEE